The following are encoded together in the Triticum dicoccoides isolate Atlit2015 ecotype Zavitan chromosome 6B, WEW_v2.0, whole genome shotgun sequence genome:
- the LOC119323531 gene encoding splicing factor 3B subunit 1-like yields the protein MDGIDAELARAQDERRKLEEALAAGAPMAVSSVTFDKDLYGGGGSGSDRFAGYDTSIPASEDDAPEDDSAEPSAANPAVRRLASYTGHAVAAADIPRSEDDDGMPAKRSQRIIDREDDYRRRRLDRIISPERHDAFASGEATPDPSVRTYADAMRESKVQQEKEHVLREIAKKKKEEEEKAKEKKAAPQPQPAATKRRNRWDQSQDGDAAAGAKKSKTSDWDAPDATPGIGRWDATPGRVGDATPSVRRNRWDETPTPGRMADADATPAAGGITPGATPSGAWDATPKLPGGLVTPTPKKQRSRWDETPASMGSATPGGTAATPAGFNTPGQTPFGAENLATPTPGHLAARGPMTPEQYQLLRWERDIEERNRPLTDEELDSMFPQEGYKILEPPASYQPIRTPARKLLATPTPLGTPMYAIPEENRGQHFDVPKDLGPGLPLMKPEDYQYFGTLLNEDEEEQLTPEEQKERKIMKLLLKVKNGTPPQRKTALRQLTDKAREFGAGPLFNKILPLLMQPTLEDQERHLLVKVIDRVLYKLDELVRPFVHKILVVIEPLLIDEDYYARVEGREIISNLSKAAGLATMIAAMRPDIDNIDEYVRNTTARAFSVVASALGIPALLPFLKAVCQSKKSWQARHTGIKIVQQIAILMGCAVLPHLKNLVEIIEHGLSDENQKVRTITALSLAALAEAAAPYGIESFDSVLKPLWKGIRSHRGKVLAAFLKAIGFIIPLMDALYASYYTKEVMQVLIREFQSPDEEMKKIVLKVVKQCVSTEGVEADYIRSDILPDFFKHFWVRRMALDRRNYKQLVETTVEMANKVGVTGIVGKIVEDLKDESEPYRRMVMETIEKVVANLGASDIDPRLEELLIDGILYAFQEQTSDDANVMLNGFGAVVNALGQRVKPYLPQICGTIKWRLNNKSAKVRQQAADLISRIAIVMKQCQEEQLMGHLGVVLYEYLGEEYPEVLGSILGALKAIVNVIGMTKMTPPIKDLLPRLTPILKNRHEKVQENCIDLVGRIADRGAEFVPAREWMRICFELLEMLKAHKKGIRRATVNTFGYIAKAIGPQDVLATLLNNLKVQERQNRVCTTVAIAIVAETCSPFTVLPALMNEYRVPELNVQNGVLKSLSFLFEYIGEMGKDYIYAVTPLLEDALMDRDLVHRQTAASAVKHMALGVAGLGCEDALVHLLNYIWPNIFETSPHVINAVMEAIEGMRVALGAAVVLNYCLQGLFHPARKVREVYWKIYNSLYIGAQDALVASYPALGDDGDNIFSRPELAMFV from the coding sequence ATGGACGGGATCGACGCGGAGCTCGCGCGCGCGCAGGACGAGCGCCGGAAGTTGGAGGAGGCCCTGGCGGCCGGCGCGCCCATGGCCGTCTCCTCCGTCACCTTCGACAAGGACCTCTACGGCGGGGGCGGCTCCGGCTCCGACCGGTTCGCCGGCTACGACACCTCCATCCCGGCCTCCGAGGACGACGCGCCCGAGGACGACAGCGCCGAGCCCTCCGCCGCCAACCCCGCGGTGCGCCGGCTCGCGTCCTACACGGgccacgccgtcgccgccgccgacatcccccgCTCGGAGGACGACGACGGGATGCCCGCCAAGAGATCCCAGCGCATCATTGACCGCGAGGACgactaccgccgccgccgcctcgaccgcATCATCTCGCCCGAGCGCCACGACGCCTTCGCGTCCGGGGAGGCCACCCCGGACCCCTCCGTCCGAACCTACGCCGATGCCATGCGCGAGAGCAAGGTGCAGCAGGAGAAGGAGCACGTGCTGCGTGAAATcgctaagaagaagaaggaggaggaggagaaggccaaggagaagaagGCTGCGCCTCAGCCGCAGCCAGCCGCGACCAAACGGCGCAATAGGTGGGATCAGTCGCAGGACGGCGATGCTGCTGCTGGGGCCAAGAAGTCCAAGACCTCAGACTGGGATGCCCCTGATGCAACTCCTGGTATTGGGCGCTGGGACGCCACTCCAGGCCGTGTTGGAGATGCAACGCCCTCTGTGAGGAGGAATAGGTGGGATGAGACTCCAACTCCAGGGAGGATGGCTGACGCAGATGCAACTCCTGCAGCCGGTGGCATTACTCCAGGAGCCACCCCTTCTGGGGCATGGGATGCTACTCCTAAGCTGCCTGGTGGGCTTGTCACACCAACACCCAAGAAGCAGAGGTCGAGGTGGGACGAGACACCAGCGAGTATGGGGAGCGCAACACCTGGTGGTACAGCAGCGACACCTGCAGGGTTCaacactcctggacaaacaccattCGGAGCAGAGAACCTTGCCACACCAACACCTGGCCACCTTGCTGCCCGTGGCCCGATGACTCCTGAGCAGTACCAGCTCTTGCGATGGGAGCGGGACATTGAGGAGCGGAACAGGCCTCTCACTgacgaggagcttgactccatgtTTCCGCAGGAGGGATACAAGATTCTTGAGCCTCCAGCTTCATACCAGCCCATACGTACCCCAGCAAGGAAGCTGCTCGCTACGCCAACACCTCTGGGCACACCAATGTATGCTATTCCAGAGGAGAACCGTGGACAGCACTTTGATGTGCCCAAGGACCTGGGTCCTGGTTTGCCACTCATGAAGCCAGAGGACTACCAGTACTTTGGGACGTTGCTgaatgaggacgaggaggagcagcTAACGCCAGAGGAGCAGAaggaaagaaaaatcatgaagctcCTGCTCAAGGTAAAGAATGGCACACCCCCACAGCGGAAGACAGCACTCCGGCAGCTCACGGACAAAGCACGTGAGTTTGGTGCTGGCCCATTGTTCAACAAAATCCTGCCATTGCTCATGCAGCCAACACTTGAGGACCAGGAACGTCATCTCCTGGTGAAGGTCATTGACAGGGTGCTGTATAAGCTGGATGAGCTGGTCCGGCCATTTGTGCACAAGATTCTTGTTGTTATCGAGCCACTTTTGATTGATGAGGATTACTATGCTCGTGTTGAGGGCAGGGAGATTATCTCAAATCTTAGCAAAGCTGCTGGTCTTGCTACTATGATTGCTGCCATGAGACCTGATATTGATAACATCGACGAGTACGTGAGGAATACGACTGCCAGGGCATTCAGTGTGGTGGCTTCTGCTTTGGGTATCCCGGCCCTCCTCCCATTTTTAAAGGCTGTTTGTCAGAGTAAGAAGTCCTGGCAAGCTCGGCACACTGGTATCAAGATTGTTCAGCAGATTGCTATTCTCATGGGCTGCGCTGTTCTGCCTCACCTTAAGAACCTAGTTGAGATCATTGAGCATGGTCTAAGCGATGAGAACCAGAAAGTGCGGACGATCACTGCCCTCTCTCTTGCTGCACTTGCTGAAGCTGCTGCGCCCTACGGTATAGAAAGTTTTGATAGTGTCTTGAAGCCTCTCTGGAAGGGTATCAGATCTCACCGTGGAAAGGTCCTTGCTGCCTTCTTGAAGGCTATTGGTTTCATCATCCCTCTTATGGATGCTCTGTATGCCAGTTACTACACGAAGGAGGTCATGCAAGTCCTGATTAGAGAGTTCCAGTCCCCAGATGAAGAGATGAAGAAGATTGTCCTGAAGGTTGTTAAGCAGTGTGTCAGTACAGAGGGTGTGGAGGCTGATTATATCCGGAGTGACATCCTTCCAGACTTCTTCAAACACTTCTGGGTTAGGAGAATGGCCCTAGATCGTAGGAACTATAAGCAACTTGTGGAAACAACAGTAGAGATGGCAAACAAGGTGGGAGTTACTGGTATTGTTGGGAAGATTGTTGAGGATCTGAAAGATGAAAGTGAGCCTTACAGGAGAATGGTGATGGAAACAATTGAAAAGGTGGTGGCCAACTTGGGTGCCTCGGATATCGATCCTCGTTTGGAGGAGCTGCTTATTGATGGCATCCTGTATGCTTTCCAAGAGCAGACAAGTGATgatgcaaatgtcatgcttaatgGTTTTGGAGCTGTTGTGAATGCGCTCGGCCAGAGGGTCAAGCCTTACCTTCCTCAGATATGTGGTACCATTAAGTGGCGGTTGAACAATAAGAGTGCGAAAGTTAGGCAGCAAGCTGCTGATCTGATCTCAAGGATAGCTATTGTTATGAAGCAGTGCCAGGAGGAGCAGCTTATGGGTCACCTGGGTGTTGTGCTATATGAGTACTTGGGAGAGGAGTATCCTGAGGTGCTGGGTTCAATTCTCGGAGCATTGAAGGCTATCGTGAATGTTATTGGTATGACTAAGATGACGCCTCCGATCAAGGATCTCCTTCCTCGTCTGACTCCCATCTTGAAGAATAGGCATGAGAAGGTCCAAGAGAACTGCATTGATCTAGTTGGtaggattgctgatcgtggagcagAATTTGTTCCAGCTAGGGAGTGGATGAGGATTTGTTTTGAGTTGCTGGAAATGTTGAAGGCTCACAAGAAGGGTATCAGAAGAGCCACTGTGAACACATTTGGTTATATTGCCAAGGCAATTGGGCCACAGGATGTGTTGGCCACTCTGTTGAACAACTTGAAGGTGCAGGAGCGACAGAACCGTGTCTGCACCACTGTAGCAATTGCTATTGTTGCTGAAACTTGCTCGCCTTTCACAGTTTTGCCCGCCCTCATGAATGAGTACCGAGTTCCGGAGCTAAATGTTCAGAATGGTgttttgaagtctctctcttttctATTTGAGTATATTGGTGAGATGGGCAAAGATTACATATATGCTGTCACTCCCTTGCTCGAAGATGCCCTAATGGACAGGGATCTGGTTCACAGGCAGACTGCTGCATCTGCTGTTAAGCATATGGCTCTGGGAGTTGCTGGCTTGGGTTGTGAGGATGCTCTTGTCCATTTGCTTAACTATATCTGGCCCAACATATTCGAGACATCTCCCCATGTTATAAATGCCGTCATGGAGGCTATTGAGGGGATGCGAGTTGCTCTAGGTGCAGCTGTGGTTCTGAATTATTGCCTCCAAGGCCTTTTCCATCCAGCAAGGAAAGTACGTGAAGTATATTGGAAGATCTATAACTCTCTGTATATTGGTGCACAAGATGCACTTGTTGCTTCTTATCCTGCACTGGGCGATGATGGAGACAATATCTTCAGCCGTCCAGAGCTAGCCATGTTCGTGTGA
- the LOC119323532 gene encoding dolichol kinase EVAN-like, producing MASSSALLTGERLVVFLFAARVALAAPAGLAAPLALLAGAALAVELAVDRSAAAPSSPLRRFRTRPGASSGILLGATTLPCVMLARLIQLSRILPTDPNGAQEFAYLEMQYWAVSICCASVLAFFLWHLRQSANNEISKALKYGSLMVVLYLVTFLLFFLLKTDGGLLAMTKNGYLLCHGVAAVILIKHILEKFPSCSSFGEGLLVSSGLVVYFGDILARTLSKMEVSASSGAFIHTPGTQSEIATVIQGVLLGLFLLPLLYKSSLQVWVYCRTLGKQRTQAIEKRAEKRAGSAVFYISLLVVLLFLVPSWTRLVQGLEVHPFVWVLNYMFTNSDERLLLCAYWIFVICVSIRRFYSISKQSKTERILLRKYYHLVAVLIFSPAVIFQPAFLDLAFGAAFALFLILEMIRVWEVYPLGHTIHQFMNAFTDHRDSEILIISHFSLLLGCALPKWMSSGFNDRPLAPFAGILSLGIGDTMASMIGYKYGVLRWSKTGKKTIEGTAAGITSVLAACSILVTLLASSGYILSQHWLSLSVAVTLSLLLEAYTTQLDNAFIPLVFYSLLCL from the exons ATGGCGTCCTCCTCGGCCCTGCTCACGGGGGAGCgcctcgtcgtcttcctcttcgcCGCGCGCGTCGCGCTCGCCGCCCCGGCCGGCCTCGCGGCGCCGCTCGCGCTCCTCGCGGGGGCCGCCCTCGCCGTCGAGCTCGCCGTGGACCGCTCCGCCGCGGCCCCTTCCTCCCCGCTCCGCCGGTTCAGGACAAG GCCAGGTGCTTCATCAGGCATTCTTCTTGGCGCAACTACTTTGCCATGTGTCATGCTTGCACGGTTAATCCAGCTTTCGAGGATTTTACCAACAGATCCCAATGGAGCACAAG AATTTGCATACCTCGAAATGCAGTATTGGGCAGTATCCATCTGCTGCGCCAGTGTGCTGGCTTTCTTCCTTTGGCATCTACGTCAGTCTGCCAACAATGAGATTTCTAAAGCTTTGAAATATGGTTCATTGATGGTAGTTTTATACCTCGTGACATTCTTGCTGTTCTTCCTACTGAAGACTGATGGAG GTCTGTTAGCGATGACCAAAAATGGGTATCTACTCTGCCATGGTGTGGCTGCTGTGATCTTGATCAAGCACATTCTAGAGAAGTTCCCTTCATGTTCATCTTTTG GGGAAGGACTTCTGGTATCAAGTGGTCTCGTTGTTTACTTTGGTGATATTCTGGCTCGTACTCTTTCAAAG ATGGAGGTGTCTGCATCATCAGGAGCATTCATACACACACCTGGAACTCAAAGCGAGATAGCCACCGTCATTCAG GGGGTTTTGCTTGGTCTTTTTCTACTTCCCTTGCTGTACAAAAGTTCTCTTCAAGTTTGGGTTTACTGTCGAACATTGGGCAAGCAACGAACACAAGCAATTGAGAAACGAGCAGAAAAAAGAGCAGGTTCTGCTGTATTTTATATCTCGTTGTTAGTGGTGTTATTGTTCTTGGTGCCGTCATGGACGCGGCTTGTTCAAGGTCTTGAAGTCCATCCGTTTGTTTG GGTTCTTAACTACATGTTCACCAATTCAGATGAACGGCTTCTTTTATGTGCATACTGGATATTTGTCATATGTGTATCAATTAGAAGGTTCTACAGTATATCAAAGCAAAGCAAAACAGAGAGAATTCTTTTGCGCAAGTATTATCATCTTGTTGCTGTCCTGATTTTCTCTCCTGCCGTTATATTTCAG CCTGCTTTCTTGGACTTGGCATTTGGTGCAGCATTTGCTCTTTTCTTAATACTGGAGATGATTCGT GTTTGGGAAGTATACCCTCTTGGGCATACCATACATCAATTCATGAACGCTTTCACTGACCACCGTGATTCTGAGATTCTAATTATTAG TCATTTCTCACTCTTACTGGGCTGCGCACTTCCTAAATGGATGTCATCTGGATTCAATGACCGACCCCTAGCCCCTTTTGCTGGAATTCTCAGCTTAGGGATAGGTGATACAATG GCATCAATGATAGGGTACAAGTACGGCGTCCTAAGATGGAGCAAGACAGGAA AGAAAACAATTGAAGGCACGGCAGCAGGCATAACTTCTGTACTGGCAGCCTGCTCAATTCTGGTGACACTCTTAGCTTCAAGCGGATACATTCTTTCACAG CACTGGTTGTCACTTTCGGTTGCTGTGACGTTGAGCTTATTACTGGAAGCATATACGACACAGCTGGATAACGCTTTCATACCCCTTGTGTTCTATAGCCTTCTATGTCTGTAA